One Aphidius gifuensis isolate YNYX2018 linkage group LG5, ASM1490517v1, whole genome shotgun sequence genomic region harbors:
- the LOC122856437 gene encoding uncharacterized protein LOC122856437, whose translation MKPHNGTLCFPDPALENKVTLEFDLLNTIATQKSVDSSEKIFTELSKNYSSDDIGHMTYSKLKKKAQRIKATVRPPQVDNIKELATTTRANKPQDTNASSSEQKIQPNSTMVVIGDRKLAKKILDKRETTIDLYLDGTFSISPAGLDVCQTYIIQAGSHNQAFPIAYVLMERRTENSYKELFTYVFNELAPEIKNLSVKAHMDFEIAAHNALRMVLPGVEIIGCLFHMTNVSNI comes from the exons ATGAAACCACACAATGGAACTCTATGTTTCCCAGATCCAGCACTGGAAAACAAAGTGACCTTGGAGTTTGATTTGCTGAATACAATTGCTACCCAAAAATCCGTTGATTcatcagaaaaaatttttacggaATTGTCTAAAAATTACag cTCAGATGATATTGGACATATGACGTACAgcaagcttaaaaaaaaagcacagcGAATTAAAGCGACTGTACGTCCTCCACAGGTTGATAATATCAAAGAGTTGG caacaacaacaagagcAAATAAACCACAAGACACAAATGCCTCTTCTTCTGAGCAGAAAATCCAGCCTAATAGTACTATGGTTGTTATTGGTGATCGTAAACTGGCTAAGAAAATACTAGATAAGCGTGAGACTACCATTGACCTTTATTTAGATGGTACTTTTAGTATTAGCCCAGCTGGACTTGATGTATGTCAAACATATATAATTCAAGCAGGTTCTCATAATCAA GCATTTCCCATTGCATATGTTCTTATGGAAAGAAGAACCGAAAATTCATATAAAGAATTGTTTACATATGTCTTCAACGAACTAGCcccagaaattaaaaatttgtccgTTAAAGCTCACATGGACTTTGAAATAGCTGCACACAATGCCTTACGTATGGTTTTACCAGGAGTTGAAATTATTGGATGCTTATTTCATATGACGAATGtaagtaatatttaa
- the LOC122856439 gene encoding uncharacterized protein DDB_G0283697-like, producing the protein MMEQSEEAFQLKMENATKNKKFDSWESIVKVFQDNNEIQKFAHRSSVTVTYRNKHLKKANKRLLHKKLKYYSINRYCKLKGESKSGIHRKRDDDDDEDDPDATADEDDDDTDDQGQSNNKKTSKTKEPAPKKFKKMKKELQQKRKRDDEDDEDDADATAGEDDDDTDDQGHSSNKKTSKTEEPASKKFKKMKDEIQQKRKRDDDDDKDDADATAGEDDDDTDDQGQSSNKKTSKTKEPAPKNWCSNNNINYINKTPTSTTQAIITAGITTTTTTVSTTITAGDYFTDALEIRKLSESTKASVDNGSKVTETLQSIVLPSSTPLTITSTKKLYQHSDESTANDNENDDKIKDYVETWSDNSSETSFHFSVDTDNEDEIKKTYGDQMLDDEKAGSDVKEKKNQIPSYSNNGTTTTTVAATTSTTQAITTASVTTATTTVSTTKTGIITDKDAVDITMTKEVGVIIEQSKQNQDALEIRKLSESTKASVDNGSKVTETLQSIVLPSSTPLTITSTNKLYQHSDESTANDKEKEDKVNDYVETWSNNPAGSDVQEKKNQIQSYIRCTNNSTSTTTGTATTSTKTPTLTTQAITTACVTTATATTTTTTTTVSTTKTGIIADKDAVDITMTKEVGVIMEQSKQNQDTNENNNSSLDNTSVNTTRQQHQQQQDCQKENVSTVIGTIQSVVLPLSSSLTIITSANNLDQQNDDKKIIADSPQTSSAATATTTQLAKHEKDNVSIMNDKEKINENKIKDGGKTCGDGDSINKLQKKQEHFIEDKDENKVKEIKTINIISFNAENLKVKNLADVRNLMIKLKADIYVVQESKLSHAMLSSSLHIPLYEIQSENLGTTTIPCTMAIFTLQKGLLLQGPDNNKNFSLIEFDNFFLINVKSNIKKPKTIVNYAEKLEEEKPVIICGRLDMKRTKSQLFNVFAKEKSKLYVSKNMKKNIKKTEVITLRDDHVEKLYSLTLTPKI; encoded by the exons ATGATGGAACAAAGTGAAGAAGCATTCcaattaaaaatggaaaatgcaacaaaaaataaaaaatttgattcgTGGGAAAGTATCGTAAAAGTGTTCCAAGACAACAATGAAATCCAAAAATTTGCTCATCGTTCGAGTGTTACAGTTACTTATAGAAATAAGCATTTAAAGAAAGCAAACAAAAGATTATTgcataaaaaacttaaatattattcaattaatcgATACTGCAAATTGAAGGGAGAATCCAAATCAGGCATTCACAG aaaacgtgatgatgatgacgacgaaGATGATCCTGATGCTACTGCTGATGAAGATGACGATGATACTGATGATCAAGGCcagtcaaataataaaaaaacatctaaAACCAAAGAACCAGCACCtaaaaagttcaaaaaaatgaagaaagaacttcaacaaaaaagaaaacgtGATGATGAGGACGACGAAGATGATGCTGATGCTACTGCTGGTGAAGATGACGATGATACTGATGATCAAGGCCattcaagtaataaaaaaacatctaaAACTGAAGAACCAGCATCTAAAAAGTTCAAGAAAATGAAAGAcgaaattcaacaaaaaagaaaacgtgatgatgatgacgacaaAGATGATGCTGATGCTACTGCTGGTGAAGATGACGATGATACTGATGATCAAGGCCAgtcaagtaataaaaaaacatctaaAACCAAAGAACCAGCACCtaaaaa CTGGTGCAGCAATAACAACATCAATTACATCAACAAAAcaccaacatcaacaacacaaGCAATTATCACAGCTGGCATAACtactacaacaacaacagtatcaacaacaataactgCAGGTGATTATTTTACAGATGCATTggaaattagaaaattatcagAATCAACCAAAGCATCTGTTGATAATGGATCAAAAGTAACTGAAACATTACAATCAATTGTATTACCATCATCAACACCATTAACAATAACGTCCactaaaaaattgtatcaacACAGTGATGAAAGTACTGccaatgataatgaaaatgatgataaaataaaagattatgTCGAAACGTGGAGTGATAATTCTAGTGAAACTAGCTTTCATTTTTCTGTTGACACAGATAatgaagatgaaataaaaaagacatatGGAGATCAAATGCTAGATGATGAAAAAGCTGGAAGTgatgttaaagaaaaaaaaaatcaaattccaTCATATTCTAATAATGGTACAACTACAACAACTGTTGcagcaacaacatcaacaacacaaGCTATTACTACAGCTAGTGTTACAactgcaacaacaacagtatcaacaacaaaaactgGGATTATTACTGATAAAGATGCTGTTGATATAACAATGACAAAAGAAGTTGGAGTTATTATTGAGCAAAGTAAACAAAATCAAg atGCATTggaaattagaaaattatcagAATCAACCAAAGCATCTGTTGATAATGGATCAAAAGTAACTGAAACATTACAATCAATTGTATTACCATCATCAACACCATTAACAATAACGTCCACTAATAAATTGTATCAACACAGTGATGAAAGCACTGccaatgataaagaaaaagaagataaaGTAAACGATTATGTCGAAACTTGGAGTAATAATCCTG ctGGAAGTGatgttcaagaaaaaaaaaatcaaattcaatCATATATCAGATGTACTAATAATAGTACATCTACAACAACTGGTacagcaacaacatcaacaaaaacaCCAACATTAACAACACAAGCAATTACCACCGCTTGTGTAACAACTGCAactgcaacaacaacaacaacaacaacaacagtatcaacaacaaaaactgGGATTATTGCTGATAAAGATGCTGTTGATATAACAATGACAAAAGAAGTTGGAGTTATTATGGAGCAAAGTAAACAAAATCAagatacaaatgaaaataataattcaagtttgGATAATACGAGTGTTAATACAACAcgacaacaacatcaacaacaacaagattgtcaaaaagaaaatgtatcAACAGTAATTGGAACAATACAATCAGTTGTATtaccattatcatcatcattaacaataataacatctGCTAATAATTTAGATCaacaaaatgatgataaaaaaataattgctgaTAGTCCACAAACATCATCAGCAGCAACtgcaacaacaacacaatTAGCTAAACATGAAAAAGATAATGTAAGCATTAtgaatgataaagaaaaaattaatgaaaataaaataaaagacgGTGGAAAAACTTGTGGTGATGGTGATAGCATCaacaaattgcaaaaaaagCAAGAACATTTTATAGAAgataaagatgaaaataaggtgaaagaaataaaaacgaTAAACATCATTTCTTTTAATGCTGAAAACTTGAAAGTTAAAAACTTAGCAGACGTCagaaatttaatgataaaactgAAGGCAGATATATATGTAGTTCAAGAATCAAAGCTATCACATGCTATGCTCTCATCGTCTCTTCATATACCTCTGTACGAGATTCAATCCGAAAATTTAGGCACGACAACTATTCCATGTACCATGGCAATTTTCACACTTCAAAAAGGATTATTATTACAAGGACCTGATAATAACAAAAACTTTTCACTAATTGAATTTGACaacttttttctaattaatgtGAAATCAAACAtcaaaaaaccaaaaacaaTAGTTAATTATGCTGAAAAACTTGAAGAAGAAAAGCCAGTAATAATTTGTGGTCGTCTGGACATGAAGAGAACAAaatcacaattatttaatgtgtTTGCCAAAGAAAAATCTAAATTGTACGTgtctaaaaacatgaaaaagaatattaaGAAAACAGAGGTCATTACACTACGTGATGATCATGTCGAAAAGTTGTATTCTCTCACCTTGACaccaaaaatataa
- the LOC122857683 gene encoding uncharacterized protein LOC122857683 produces the protein MVPRPSVILREYRGNLMRERESVERKITRRRNKKDELLKRNVATGLNSSPGRRYRINEEIIDLHIISEQLDMDIRNATIVIERMLERETGAARVLPDVPCPLDDPIHDSDGEGP, from the exons ATGGTTCCACGTCCAAGTGTTATTTTAAGAGAGTATCGTGGAAATTTAATGAGAGAA aggGAGTCAGTGGAGAGGAAGATCACGAGGAGGAGAAACAAAAAGGATGAGCTGTTGAAGAGAAATGTAGCTACAGGATTGAACAGTTCACCTGGAAGAAGATATCGTATCAACGAAGAA aTTATCGATCTTCACATAATTAGTGAGCAGCTGGACATGGACATCCGGAATGCAACAATAGTAATCGAga gGATGTTGGAAAGAGAGACTGGTGCTGCAAGGGTCCTGCCAGACGTTCCATGTCCTCTAGATGATCCCATCCATGACTCCGATGGTGAGGGACCATAG
- the LOC122856440 gene encoding uncharacterized protein LOC122856440, producing the protein MPLKKEALSKEAKFLEEIEKVRDVIKKKHQLLKLGKESISETANEYLKPVIGPLENIAAKITPIINNKKSKISKDNTYDSEREEDSIISDRTHSSNSGNISTEQNLSSDEETEAFHDTIEDLQLIEQEADETGLKNDLTTQYLNKIDTLQWDKDYGVKRKNSGEYKIGNAELLFENNNMIVADETYEITQGLLELLFMKSPEKTKVTQIDEKNYAQILLNTNAHLRYHNSKNTVKNSASQKYITFILPHMKSTQHHGSGLLPTNMIIQSKNQSKVNYVYWDNPNELVDRLRLLVASRTAGNPSHDNEIMSIIEELREANIIH; encoded by the coding sequence ATGCCTCTCAAGAAGGAAGCATTGTCAAAAGAAGCGAAATTTCttgaagaaatagaaaaagttaGAGATGTAATAAAGAAGAagcatcaattattaaaattagggAAAGAAAGCATATCTGAAACTGCTAACGAGTACTTAAAACCAGTCATCGGACCACTTGAGAATATAGCTGCTAAAATAACAccgataataaacaataaaaaaagcaaaattagtAAAGACAACACATATGATTCTGAGAGAGAAGAAGACAGTATCATTTCTGATAGAACGCATTCAAGTAATTCTGGAAATATAAGCACAGAACAAAATCTCAGTTCTGATGAGGAAACAGAGGCTTTCCATGATACTATTGAAGATCTGCAACTGATAGAGCAAGAGGCTGATGAAACAGgtcttaaaaatgatttaacaactcaatatttaaataaaatagatacttTACAATGGGATAAAGATTATGgggttaaaagaaaaaacagtggagaatataaaattggaaatgcTGAATTACTattcgaaaataataatatgattgtTGCTGATGAAACGTATGAAATAACCCAAGGACTactggaattattatttatgaaatccCCAGAAAAAACCAAAGTCactcaaattgatgaaaaaaattatgctcaAATTCTTCTCAACACAAATGCACATTTAAGATAtcataattctaaaaatacagTGAAAAATTCAGCATCACAAAAGTATATTACATTCATATTGCCTCACATGAAGAGTACACAACATCATGGTTCTGGTTTACTACCAACAAATATGATAATTCAAAGCAAAAATCAATCTAAAgttaattatgtttattgGGATAATCCGAATGAGCTTGTTGATCGTTTAAGATTGCTAGTTGCTTCACGAACAGCTGGCAATCCAAGTCACGATAATGAAATCATGTCAATCATTGAAGAACTAAGAGAGGCCAACATTATACATTAA
- the LOC122856441 gene encoding chaperonin CPN60, mitochondrial-like, with amino-acid sequence MEDQENVEKLGRGLRSKTLKRFSFPPRDDVSRGAAKQQKLDEVKKDAIKTKKLPRIQKEEVMKESDRKILEIIKRKKALQFKKPQEMSSLYEDDENPRPSFNMSPKNLDDAGSSLDNESWKSPQSYIGEETYHVKKNNFLESSSRNSKFCMKSKILKQHSNSSKRDVETENAVEILTAEKASLVTKNEELEKEIKLLQEMTQNLQDAEKKMQNDLSVMRIQYEEMKNESQLHVNLNSEIQEIINSLHDEMREDLKVFGEQLVQNIVDALNETGRPAVQEIVNDLEIIDGKVRITENVSMNVETYMKACQAFDMRKRANIAMRGLWKSDDLAKFVKKKSSKNQKIITEDDILLLQVAIMKMQAHKSLLTKDAMDISNLSNWIAYQAKMIRTREKAKLDDASTDESAESDEQSEDDSRDKQIKKIAFVSTDKVSHDDEDGSSSVDENEGEDDPLTDESQE; translated from the exons ATGGAAG ATCAGGAAAACGTAGAGAAGTTAGGACGTGGGCTTCGTTCTAAGACTTTGAAAAGATTCAGCTTTCCACCACGAGACGACGTATCACGAGGTGCTGCAAAACAACAGAAGTTGGATGAAGTTAAGAAAGATGCAATAAAAACAAag AAACTTCCTCGAATTCAAAAAGAAGAGGTAATGAAAGAGTCTGATCGTAAGATTTTAgaaattatcaaaagaaaaaaagcattacaatttaaaaagccACAAGAAATGTCAAGTTTATACGAAGATGATGAAAATCCTCGACCAAGTTTTAATATGTCACCAAAAAACTTGGATGATGCTGGTTCATCACTTGACAATGAATCTTGGAAATCACCACAATCGTACATTGGGGAAGAAACATACCATGTAAag aAAAACAACTTTCTTGAAAGTTCTTCACGAAATTCAAAGTTTTGcatgaaaagtaaaatattgaAGCAACATTCTAATTCGAGTAAACGTGATGTTGAAACCGAAAATGCTGTAGAAATACTGACAGCTGAAAAAGCTAGTTTAGTTACAAAAAATGAAGagttagaaaaagaaataaaattgcttCAAGAAATGACACAAAATCTTCAAGATGCAgagaaaaaaatgcaaaatgatCTGTCAGTAATGAGAATCCAGTATGAAGAGATGAAAAATGAGTCACAGTTACATGTAAATTTGAATTCAGAGattcaagaaataattaatagtttaCACGATGAAATGCGAGAAGATCTAAAAGTGTTTGGGGAACAACTTGTGCAGAATATCGTCGATGCTTTGAACGAGACTGGTCGTCCTGCAGTTCAAGAAATCGTCAATGACTTGGAAATCATTGATGGCAAA gTCCGGATAACTGAAAATGTATCGATGAACGTGGAAACATACATGAAAGCATGCCAAGCGTTTGACATGCGTAAAAGAGCCAATATTGCGATGAGAGGTCTTTGGAAATCAGATGATCTTGCGAAATtcgtaaaaaagaaaagcagtaaaaaccaaaaaatcaTCACTGAGGATGACATTTTATTACTACAAG TTGCTATTATGAAGATGCAAGCTCACAAATCATTACTTACCAAAGATGCTATGGACATATCGAACCTTAGTAACTGGATTGCGTATCAAGCAAAAATGATCCGTACTCGTGAAAAGGCTAAACTTGATGATGCTAGTACTGATGAAAGTGCTGAAAGTGATGAACAAAGTGAAGATGACAGTAGAGACAAGCAAATTAAGAAAATAGCTTTTGTTTCTACGGATAAGGTTTCACACGATGATGAGGATGGATCAAGTTCAGTTGATGAAAACGAAGGAGAAGACGACCCCTTAACTGATGAAAGTCAAGAATAA